In Melanotaenia boesemani isolate fMelBoe1 chromosome 1, fMelBoe1.pri, whole genome shotgun sequence, the genomic window TTGGGAGAGAGCCTTAAAGAGTCATTTTAGGAATTAGCTGTAGAAAAAGCAGTGCAACACTGcgacttgtagatttgatgtctTAATGGTTTAATGTTACTGCTTGCTGAAGAAACATGTACATGCAGGTACTTATCACGTTTCACCATTTCTATCAGATATGCCATCCAGTTTTTATCTTCCCAGTACTGTTGAAGTATTTCCTAAACTTTGCATTTCAGTAAAATGCAAATTCTCTGTAGCTCTGAGAATATTTCcacatttgtgtattttgtgtgtgatgtatttttagctccatagcttttttttttttttttcttttaagattttCACTACATTATGTATAGTAGATCAaatttgtaaatatataaacattacataaatgtttttaatacattccaataaaaaaaaacttgttctCCATTATCCTGAGATCTGCAGACTAAGTCTGGATCAGGGATTTTCTCTTCCATTttatgtaaatacattttaatacaaGACTGGCTGTGATTTGCTTGAGTGTTTTTCTGAATAAGatagttttaaaatttttttaatttaatctggcATAAACATAAACCTTCGTTTAATTCTGGAAAACTTGTGTATTTTGAATGTATTATCTGCACTTCCATTTCTTCTGCTCAGATCCAGAAGTTTGTTatgtatttgatttttttttaccaaaccTATTTTACTTCAGTTTACAGTGCTGTTCAAAAGTCCTATGTCACTACTCATTTCTCTATATATTACCTACCtacaaaagcttaaaaaaaaggtgCAAATATTCCTTGAAATATCCAcccatctgttttattttgcttacCTAAGGTTGGGTTGTGGAGGCAAAAAGTCTGGCTTCCTGGCTGGAAGAATATTGTAAAAGAAAGGacttttgtgcatttatgtaTCACCACAAACTGAACATCAGTATATCACAAATGAGATTTCACCCTCAGGATGCCTTTGGTTGCATTTGTGATATACTGAAAAATATTGGTTAACTTTGCATGACTGAAGAAATAATCACATATAAGTAgttggaaagaaaacaaaggcagCAAATTTAATCATGTGGTATCAAGAAAGAAATGTGGGGGGAAAGACACATTTGTATTTTCCCGGGCCTGACGTCATTGCCAACGTTAATTTTTATTGGCTGAACTCAGTGACGCGTCGTTCCCAGGACAACAAAACTCCAAACAACCGATACTGGAAGCCCGACGccataaatttatttttgaaaattagTTCCAGAGGTCAGCTATTTATAAAAAATTAGTTAAAATCATTCTATCCAAAGTTTATCGTACGCGTAAAAATCAAAGGTATATCATTTAAGAAGGCGGGAATCGACGGAGGTATTTACAAACATGGTAAAGCATAGTTGCCACACTGATTTAGCATTCTTGTTGCTAACGGAACATTTTGCCAAGTAAATGCACAGATGATCGCAAAGTTGTACActtgtcatatttttctttttgggacAGAGCCGAAACTGGATGTATAGCCAGCAACAGAGATTAATGTCTCAGCGCCGGCTTCAGGAGCAGCACAAACAAGATGAGGCCCGACGCTTGAACAAAGAGAGGCAGCTGCAGGCCAGTCTGAGGGATCAGGAGAGCATCGAGAACAAGCGCTACCTGCTACAGGTGCAGCAGGAGCTGCAGGACAGACAAATGAAGAGTGCTTTGCAacaggttgttttcttttttatttcttttactgttaATACTAATGTTGTATATTAAATAATCTCACATTTAAAGACACAGTTTGCTCAGCTGATGTCAGACTTAAATATTTCTCtaaggttttatttctttgctcaGAGTGAACAAAGTTGTTACCATTATGAGTAATACAAGTAGAGGTAGAAggggatttatttttttcaagatgACCTAAGTAATAATTGAAGGTTTTTTGTCAGTGCATGTGTCTTTATAATACAATTGGACACATTAGGCTTATATTAACACTGATTTGACTTAAAACTATTAATTTTGCCTCCAGTAAATGTTTACTGTAAATGTATGAACAAATTGTCCATCTGAAAGTTTTGTTTGAGATTCCAAAAGCGTGTAAAACATAAACTAAAAGACACACATGTACTTTACCCAGTCTCTGGAAATGACAGCTCAGTAGCTATAGCAAtgaaataaggagaaaaaaagtgtCAGCCTGATTGAGATTGGCCAAGGCAACTGAGCTGAGTTTCTGCCCACAAGATTCAGCTCAATAGCAAGATAATCTTTAGATATATCAATTTACAAATAGATATTTAGATGGGAATCCAAACATTGCTTTACTAAACACTATGTTGTATTGTCAGTGAATTAACAGTATGTTATCTGAGCTCATATCCAGATAATGAGAAGATAATCTGACTTGCAGGCAGAAGAGGAGAAACTAAACAGGGAAAGGCAGCTTGAACAAGAGGAGAGAATGGCTAAGGAGCTGGCCCGCATCAACTTTGAGaagcaaagagaagagaaaatgaagcagTACATTAAAGAGAACAGGTCTCCACAATATTAATTACTCTGACTTACTGGATGTTCTGGGTCAGCTAATAAATTGATGTTAAAAactttcatctttttttgtttgtactgTTCAGCTTGGAGCTTCGAGAACTGGAATCAAAACTGAGGTGTGCGTATCTGAATAAGGAAAGAGCTGCACAGATCGCTGAGCAGGAAGCTATGAGGCTTGAGACCTTTGTGAGAGTTGCCTTCCTTATTTCAGccaaaaatattttccatctaCTGAACTTTTGGTTGCAAAATGGGAGATTCCTACCTACCCATAGGTTGAAGTGACTTACAAATAGCTTTTAAATGGGAGTcccaaatacaaaaatggtaATAAAGAGTTTAGGCTATTAACCGTGTCTGTCTTTCCTGTGAAATTAGCGTGAAGAGGCAGACTTCTCTCGTAAGATGAAGAATGAATATGAGCGAGTTGCCATTGAGCAGCAGAAGCTGGAGCAGAAACGTCAAGAGGAGCTGGTTCAGTATCAGAGGGAGCTAGAGCAGCAGCTCATTGAGAGGGAGCGCAAGAGACAAGAAGCATACGAAGAGTTCCTCAAAGAGAAGCTCGTGGTGGATGAGATTGTCAGGAAGATTTATGAGGAGGATCAGAAGTAAGTCCTTCATTAATAATGCGCAGGAGTATTCAATACATGCAAATACATTGTATTTCTTATCAGTAACAGATCTCAGAGTTTGATTAAACATTCAAGATGTGTCACCTCatgcatcttaaaaaaaaagaaagctattGGGGTGTGTCATGCATTTATTGACATGTTTATTTGAAAGAGAGAGACAGCTGAAACTGGAGAAGCTCAAAGCCACTCAGCAGTACATTGAAGAGTTCAAGAGACAGCAGGCAGAGTGGAGGCACATGGAGCAGGAAAAGATGGAGGCTGAGAACAGACGAATCATGGAGTTTGTGAGGCAACAGCAGCAAACGGAGGACACCAGAATGACTGAAATGAAAGCGAGGGAAGACGCTAAGGAGCATCTTCATAAAATGGTTGAGACTTATTTTCAGTCTACTAGTTTATTCAGTCACACAGCACAGATGATAATTTGTAACAAAACATCTCTCCTGTCTGATCTCCAGCTGTGTGAGAAGATTGAAGAGGAGCGGAAGGAGCGTGAAGAGATAGAGCGAGCCCGTGAGGAGTTTTACTTAGAGGAACAAGCGGAGGCTGACAGGCAGAAAGAAATTGTAAGCATCATCGTTTTCTTGTTTAGAAAGGGCTGAAGAATCCAGAGTCAGGACAAGCATTATTGGATCTAGTTAGTCTTGCTTGTTTAAATATAAGTCgtaatgtattatttatttcatgacCTGCTGAACAAGTTAATCTGAACATCCCAGTTTGATAACACTCTTCATTACCAAGATCTTGACTCCAATATTCACTGTAGTGCTTGTTCTCCATGAACAGCAGttaattaaacacaaaacatgcagACTTGGTGTGCTCTGGAGTTTAAATTTTCTACTGATCTGAAGAATCTTCATAAGCATCCTAATAAAACTTAATTCTAACAGGAAGAGATGGAGAAGAAGATCAGACAGAGGCTGATGATACAGCAGACCTTCCAGGAGCAAATGGCTTTCAGAGAGATGCGGAAGCaagcagagaaagaagaagaggaggccTTCAGGAAAATGATGATGGCTAAATTTGCAGAGGACGATCGGATCGAGCAGATGAATAATCAAAAGCGGCGCATGAAACAACTGGAACACAAGCATGAAGTGGAGAAACTGATAGAGGCCAGAAGACGGCAGCATGAGGCTGACCGGGTATTAACCACACTCTGTGTCCACATTTACATCAATATGAAGTTAGTACGGAAGGAGTTTTACTGCCATTAGATCTACTAGTACTGCATGTTGGAAGACAGCAACTAGCAGTAAACACATTTCTCCACTGCCTGAGTCTTGTCAATCAAAGTGTCCTAACATGGTAGTTTGAGCAAATACTAATTTCAACACAGAAAGTAACAGAACACATTATATGTGATATTTGCCACAAGAATTCCTTTGTTTAACtaattttcctttctctttaaGGAACTGGAGGCTAAAGAAAGAGCGAtagagcaggagagagaggaaaTGCGTAGAAAGATAATTGAAGAAGAGAGACGGAAGCTATTAAAGCATCACGCAACAAAACTCTTGGGATACCTTCCTAGGGTATGAAGCCATTTGTGAACCACAAATCGTCTCAGCTTCATGCCATCTGTCGTTAAAATTAACGAACTGTTGTTGCATCTATTTTCAGGGCTTGCTCCGTGAAGATGACCTGGAACACTTTGATGAAGATTTCagaaaaaactttgaaagacgtCGAGCTGATGATGACAGCTGGGATGGAGATGACTAAACTTTTCCAGTTTGCCTCTAGATGGCAGTTTAAAGCCACAGTGAATGAGTTACAGTTTTTACTGACCAGTAGAATGTGTCTTATATTTTATGGTGCAGCTGTTTTGGATTCAGAAATGaccaaagtaaaaaagaaaactcatgcTTTTATTTGGAATATATTGACAGTACATTCACTAAAATCTGCTAACAAAAGACCTGGCCACAGAGTCTGATCGTGTTTAAGAAACTACGACTAAATTTAAATACTAAATTCAAATTctcaatttttaaaatatgcagtCAAATTCTGAGATACTTTAAACTTAAGTTTGTAACTTCAAAACAGACAgaattatctttttaaaaaaggagcaATGCACCCTTTTGTCTTGAAAATCTTTGAATTTATGACTTCCCCCAGTCAAGAGCTTTCATGAACTCGTCTTCTGTGAAGGACAGCAACTTGGCAGCTTCAAAGTGCATCTGcacaaaaaaaagctttgttaagatttaaattaaaaaatacttctGCATTATTAAATTACAGCATACCATAAAGTCACTTaccttttgttttttgagaATGTCAATCAACTTGAGCTGTTTCTTGAAACCCACAATgagttctgctttctgtttcttaAGAGTGTTATTTTCAGCAAGTAAGTTTTCTTTACTCTGCTGTTCCTCACTTATCTTGTCCTTATTGAGAGaatatgaaataataaacagGTAAAAGTTAAACAGAATCTCACTTCGTCTGAATTGAAGAGTCGGTTTCAAAATAACCTGATAACAGGAAAACGTTTCACCAGATTACACACTGAAACATGGAAACACGCATTATAATATACTATAAAATCACACTGTGctaattttcaaatatatccACAGCTCAAAATTTAGCTGctacacaaaaaatatttacatgttaaattTTAGTGATCAGTTCACCACACTGgtttgtgtttatctctgaGGAATAATTTATTCTCCTGTATTCAGTATCACTTCACTCAGAATTTTAGATCATAAAACTAGTAGTTTTCACAGAGAATCACATCTGTTTATAACACAGGGCTTTCTAATTCTCTGATCATATCCATTCTCAAATATGTCCGTTATGCTAGTCAGGAGACATAGCACCACACTTTCCTATCCAACTAGATatatgttttggtttctttcttcattttttttttttttaccttgtcctgtccaacatcatagcaagcagaattgttgtctggttgctgtgttgtacaacacaaatttgctttgccaagaggagttTTATGTATATAAGCCCCCTCTTGATAATTTAAGTATTATTATTAGGTTTGTCtattgctgaatttacatattaatgccAGACCTGACAACGGGGGTGGGGAAAAAGGAAAGGGGCGGGTGggtaagcagaaaaaaaagacagctaacaaagaaaaagagacaagatTACACCAGATAGAAAgtaacagcatcagctgtttaatctaaacaggaaaaaccagacaacTGGCTGCTACACCGGTAAGGAAACAAAACCAACATCCAACATCTGCAACacaacaaagctgacaatcattaCGAGCACCTACAAAAAGAACaagctgggaaaaaaaatcatgaatcacaacaaaaacatcagcaacgCAAAGAAACAACATGAACATAACTGTAGTTGTTAGTGATTAAAACCACAAGACAACGTGACCATCAGCATGCAGGTTAATTAATGTGGGGGCAAAATATCAGGAAAACACAACCGGGTCACTGCAAAGATCAGAGGCTGACCAGGGAGATCCCCAGAGGCAGACAGAGCGCAGGGCCCAAGGAGCCCGAGAGCATTTGTAGGCCTTCAGAAATTAAACCAAAGATATGTGTTTACCAGCAGGGCAATGGTCCTACCTTGTTCATCTGTTTTGCTTGGTTGAGTTGAGTCTTTAacctctccacctcctccaaTGCTCTATTCAAACGAACCTCCACAGTGTTGTGCACAGCTGCCGCTTGTTTTTGGGATCTATTCAAATTATCTATTTCCTACATAGAGCACAACCAGGAAGTAATCAGGTCAGAGAAGCTCACATGAATGTTGGTGATAGTGTCAGGTTTAAGAAAATGTTATGAattttatgataaatatttcaCAGAAAAGCTCATGTTTCAGTTGTCGCTGATGAAAACCTTATGTAAAGCAGACACTTGCAGCTGTAGACCATCACTTTTTTTTGCAGAGTCTTCAGCGAGACCTCTGTGCTTTTCAATTTGTGTTTGcaagatgtttgtgtttttctgaagtTTGGCTCGATCCTCCTCAAGCTCCTTAATTCTTGCACTAAGTTTAGCATTTTCGTCATCCTGCAACAGCAAAAACATTTATCATTAATGTAAAATCTCATCAATATTTGGGttcaacataaaacaaattttaaatcatTGACTTACATCATGCTGCAGTATAAAATCCTAACAATAATCCAGgctgaaataattatttttgctGTACCTTCTTATAATATTCACATGACCGCTGATCCAGTTCTTCTTGCATAATTCGTAGTTTTGCCTTAAAAACTCGTATTTGGACATGAGAAGCACCTTACAAGAAAAGCACAATTAAGATATTAAGACTTAAAATGCTATGAAAAAAGACACGTTTCAAGTAAGATTTAATTTAGGATTCTCAAGAGCAGAAATTAGCCATTATACACAAGTTTTTTCTATTGATAAATCTAACAAAAATGTGAATCCTAACTACTAGCAAAAGAAGGTGAtacaaattatataaaatagaataattatTTCACTTGTTTTGCTGAATTAATCATGTAGtagaaaaatgtgcaaacttTAGTCTAAATTATTATCTATTAATAATTCTCAATGATTAATCTGGGtttattctttctcttttgttcgtTTGTTTTAAGTTACATCAACCTTACCTGATACTATATTGTCTTCAGCGTTGGACACATCATCCATGACATTTTCCTGAGCACTAGCGTCACTCATCTTGTCCTCCATGTGCTGGATAGTCTTTGCCAAGAAAGAATCAGCTGTTTCTTCTGCAGCTGCATCATCATCTACACGACACTCCTCTGATATTCTGAAAACAGCAGATAATGTGAGAACTTTTAGGTACCCTTTAAAGAATATTAATAGAGatgtatgtaatattttaaacgCTCACTCTCTTTTACTGTGAAACTTCTTTCCTTGTTTCCCAGCAGAAATCTTTCGTGCCTGTGATGtgacctgtttttttattacaacGAAAGAAAAGtacatgcaaataaaaacaacaaataataaagTAAGATTTTGTTATTAACAAACTATAAATCTAAATTATGATGAGCAAAATATGTCCAGGTTAAgacatataaatacataataacTACATTCTAGACCAATACCTTCACACCAGGATCCTGCACAGTGCACGGTTGAGACTCTGTTATCCTGCAGGCAAAGAGATGGATAGAGTCAaacatagatacatagatatAGATATTAGCCTAATAGCGTAAGTAGATTTATAGATTTGATGTGGACTTTTGCAGtggtaaaagaaaattaactataaaaaacaaagtatcATGGGACTCTTAGATATTTATTACCTTAAATCGTCATCATCTTCAAAATCCGAGAACAGGACATTAGATAATGGCTTTGATAGAACTTCACTGTGCTCCCGCtaaaatttgataaatataGAGAACCAGTTTCAGCTTTTTGAATATGTTCACACATCTAAATTCACTGTAATATTTTGATCACGACCGCTCTTTTATTACAGGGATTCTGACAGATGCACTTCTGTcgctctctctcgctctctttcttaatctctctctcttttttggcATAAAAATATGTTCAAAACTTACCATAAGTTGCTCTGCTTGCCTCACTAAATCTGCTGTTTTGGCCTCCAGCTCTGCATTTACAAGTctaataaaaatgatataatGTATAAGAAAAtagttatatatataactttatgactagtttataaatgtgtgtgtatatatatatatatatatatatattcaattaATTCACTGTACTTTGAGAAAGGTTGTTTCAGTGTTCAAAAGTCATCGTCAAGCTTCAGTACATTAGTATGTATGTTATGATTGAAAATCTACACAAGAAGAATTATGTTATAGGTTTGGTTAAACAACCAACTGGTGCTGAAGGTGTGCACCAATTAATGCATCAGATTAAAATTtttgtcaaagaaatatttgTCCTGCAAAAGACATGTTAATCTTTTTCTAAATCTAGAAGTAGTAAACAAAGCAAAGTGATATAACGATATAAGAACAGACAGCCTTACTTGTACTTTTCTTCCTTTGCAA contains:
- the mns1 gene encoding meiosis-specific nuclear structural protein 1, with the protein product MSRNWMYSQQQRLMSQRRLQEQHKQDEARRLNKERQLQASLRDQESIENKRYLLQVQQELQDRQMKSALQQAEEEKLNRERQLEQEERMAKELARINFEKQREEKMKQYIKENSLELRELESKLRCAYLNKERAAQIAEQEAMRLETFREEADFSRKMKNEYERVAIEQQKLEQKRQEELVQYQRELEQQLIERERKRQEAYEEFLKEKLVVDEIVRKIYEEDQKERQLKLEKLKATQQYIEEFKRQQAEWRHMEQEKMEAENRRIMEFVRQQQQTEDTRMTEMKAREDAKEHLHKMLCEKIEEERKEREEIERAREEFYLEEQAEADRQKEIEEMEKKIRQRLMIQQTFQEQMAFREMRKQAEKEEEEAFRKMMMAKFAEDDRIEQMNNQKRRMKQLEHKHEVEKLIEARRRQHEADRELEAKERAIEQEREEMRRKIIEEERRKLLKHHATKLLGYLPRGLLREDDLEHFDEDFRKNFERRRADDDSWDGDD
- the tex9 gene encoding testis-expressed protein 9; translation: MAEKRFERKVTSVVLQNKRRPSSSTAEKSKRVELNIPAKHAPGPAKTLTDDLFAKEEKYKLVNAELEAKTADLVRQAEQLMREHSEVLSKPLSNVLFSDFEDDDDLRITESQPCTVQDPGVKVTSQARKISAGKQGKKFHSKREISEECRVDDDAAAEETADSFLAKTIQHMEDKMSDASAQENVMDDVSNAEDNIVSGASHVQIRVFKAKLRIMQEELDQRSCEYYKKDDENAKLSARIKELEEDRAKLQKNTNILQTQIEKHRGLAEDSAKKSDGLQLQVSALHKEIDNLNRSQKQAAAVHNTVEVRLNRALEEVERLKTQLNQAKQMNKDKISEEQQSKENLLAENNTLKKQKAELIVGFKKQLKLIDILKKQKMHFEAAKLLSFTEDEFMKALDWGKS